Proteins encoded together in one Methanotorris formicicus Mc-S-70 window:
- a CDS encoding AtpZ/AtpI family protein, translating to MRVKDIALEFVSCIVIGIIVGYIIGTQTNNMIYVVVGLLIGILAGISRFIKFIRNYG from the coding sequence ATGAGAGTTAAAGATATAGCGTTGGAATTTGTCTCATGTATAGTTATTGGTATTATTGTTGGTTACATAATAGGTACTCAAACTAACAATATGATTTATGTAGTTGTTGGTTTATTAATTGGTATCTTAGCAGGAATTTCACGATTTATTAAATTTATAAGGAATTATGGGTAA